A window from Citrus sinensis cultivar Valencia sweet orange chromosome 5, DVS_A1.0, whole genome shotgun sequence encodes these proteins:
- the LOC102609467 gene encoding 3-oxo-Delta(4,5)-steroid 5-beta-reductase-like, translating into MSWRWAGSIGAAKNKLEEDARLQDYQNVGLVVGVTGIVGNSLAEILPRPDTPGGPWKIYGVARRPRPDWNAKYPIDYIQCDVSDPDDTQAKLSKLADVTHIFYVTWASRRTEAENCQINGPMFRNVLRSVIPNAPNLRHICLQTGGKHYVGPFECIGKIPSHDPPFTEDLPRLNVPLFYYNQEDILFEEVDKRRGLTWSIHRPSGIFGFSPYSLMNIIGTLCVYAAICKHEGGPLVFHGTRDAWEGFQEFSDAELVAEQEIWAAVAPNARNEAFNCTNGDVFKWKHLWKVLAEQFEIENYGFGEEMGSERVRLEEVMKGKESVWEEIVRENQLQPTKLNEVAVWSYADVVLNIGAGYFVSMNKSKEHGFLGFRNSKNSFITWINRLKSHRIVP; encoded by the exons ATGAGCTGGCGCTGGGCAGGTAGTATTGGTGCTGCTAAG AACAAATTGGAAGAAGATGCGCGACTTCAAGACTACCAGAACGTGGGACTTGTAGTAGGCGTGACAGGAATTGTAGGCAACAGCCTAGCGGAGATTTTGCCCCGACCAGATACCCCCGGTGGCCCGTGGAAGATCTACGGGGTGGCGCGACGTCCCAGGCCTGACTGGAACGCCAAGTACCCTATTGATTACATCCAATGCGACGTTTCCGACCCAGACGATACGCAAGCCAAACTCTCAAAACTCGCTGACGTCACCCACATATTCTATGTGACGTGGGCCAGCCGTCGCACTGAAGCCGAGAATTGTCAGATCAACGGCCCCATGTTTCGTAACGTGCTCCGTTCTGTAATCCCGAATGCGCCTAATCTCCGCCACATCTGTCTCCAAACGGGAGGCAAACATTACGTCGGTCCATTCGAATGTATTGGCAAGATACCGTCTCACGATCCGCCTTTTACTGAGGATTTGCCAAGACTAAACGTACCACTTTTTTACTATAATCAGGAAGATATATTGTTTGAAGAAGTTGACAAAAGACGGGGTTTGACTTGGTCCATACACCGACCTTCCGGAATATTTGGGTTTTCACCTTATAGTTTGATGAATATTATAGGCACTCTCTGCGTGTACGCAGCTATTTGTAAACACGAAGGTGGTCCTCTTGTATTTCATGGGACTAGAGATGCTTGGGAAGGTTTCCAAGAATTTTCAGACGCAGAGTTGGTTGCGGAGCAGGAAATTTGGGCGGCAGTGGCTCCTAATGCAAGAAACGAAGCTTTCAATTGCACCAATGGAGATGTTTTTAAGTGGAAGCATTTATGGAAAGTGTTGGCTGAGCAGTTTGAGATTGAGAATTATGGGTTTGGAGAAGAAATGGGTAGTGAGAGGGTGAGATTGGAGGAAGTTATGAAAGGTAAAGAAAGTGTGTGGGAGGAGATTGTGAGAGAGAATCAGCTGCAGCCAACAAAATTGAATGAGGTTGCCGTTTGGTCATATGCAGATGTGGTGTTGAATATTGGTGCGGGTTATTTTGTTAGTATGAACAAGAGTAAGGAGCACGGGTTCTTGGGTTTCAGGAACTCTAAGAATTCGTTTATCACATGGATTAATAGGTTGAAAAGTCACAGGATTGTGccttaa